A stretch of the Zeugodacus cucurbitae isolate PBARC_wt_2022May chromosome 6, idZeuCucr1.2, whole genome shotgun sequence genome encodes the following:
- the Sod2_1 gene encoding superoxide dismutase [Mn], mitochondrial produces MFSLTRTVSNAAKTAVRCKHDLPKLPYDYAALEPIICREIMELHHQKHHQTYVNNLNAAEEQLAEAQQKKDVTKIISLAPALRFNGGGHINHSIFWHNLSPEKSQPSNDLKCAIEAQFGSLEAMKKELSTLTIAVQGSGWGWLGYNKKTNQLQLAALPNQDPLEASTGLVPLFGIDVWEHAYYLQYKNVRPSYVEAIWDIANWKDISNRFAAAAKK; encoded by the exons ATGTTTTCGTTAACACGTACCGTATCAAACGCCGCAAA AACTGCTGTGCGCTGCAAGCATGATTTGCCCAAGTTGCCCTACGATTATGCAGCTTTGGAGCCAATCATTTGCCGTGAAATTATGGAATTGCACCATCAGAAACATCACCAAACTTATGTGAACAATTTGAACGCTGCCGAGGAGCAACTTGCCGAGGCACAACAGAAGAAAGATGTCACCAAAATCATTTCACTTGCTCCCGCATTGCGTTTCAATGGTGGCGGTCACATTAATCACTCGATTTTCTGGCATAACTTGTCGCCCGAAAAGTCACAACCATCCAATGATTTGAAGTGTGCCATTGAAGCACAATTCGGCAGCTTGGAAGCAATGAAGAAGGAGTTGTCAACATTAACTATTGCCGTGCAAGGTTCAGGCTGGGGTTGGTTGGGTTATAACAAGAAAACAAACCAACTGCAATTGGCTGCTTTGCCCAACCAGGATCCATTAGAGGCTAGCACAG GTCTGGTGCCCCTCTTCGGTATTGATGTCTGGGAACATGCCTATTACTTGCAATACAAAAATGTGCGCCCATCATACGTTGAAGCTATCTGGGATATTGCCAACTGGAAGGATATCTCCAAtcgttttgctgctgctgccaagaAGTAG